From Chryseobacterium joostei, the proteins below share one genomic window:
- a CDS encoding RNA polymerase sigma factor: protein MTQETFKNTVFILKDEMYRFAKRFVMSSDEAEDVVQDLMMKFWQKRDELEQFGNFKSYALKSVRNECLNRLKHHDVKIGFADMQLHRSELYSMDVDNLKDYIIGFINQLPEKQKMVIHLKDVEEYDVSEISEMLEMEENAVRVNLMRARQKVKEQISQLMSYEKRSITR, encoded by the coding sequence ATGACCCAAGAAACTTTCAAGAATACGGTGTTTATTCTCAAAGACGAGATGTATCGTTTTGCGAAGCGATTCGTTATGAGTAGTGATGAGGCAGAAGATGTAGTACAGGATCTTATGATGAAGTTTTGGCAGAAAAGGGATGAGCTTGAGCAATTTGGAAACTTTAAATCCTATGCGCTGAAGTCTGTTCGGAATGAATGCCTAAACCGGCTGAAACATCACGATGTGAAGATAGGCTTTGCGGATATGCAGCTTCATCGGTCAGAGCTCTACAGTATGGACGTTGATAACCTTAAGGATTATATTATAGGATTTATCAATCAGCTCCCCGAAAAACAGAAGATGGTCATCCACTTGAAAGATGTAGAAGAGTATGATGTTTCCGAAATTTCTGAAATGCTGGAAATGGAGGAAAATGCAGTAAGGGTAAACCTTATGCGAGCGAGACAAAAAGTAAAAGAACAAATCTCACAACTGATGAGCTATGAAAAAAGATCAATTACAAGATAA
- a CDS encoding putative sugar nucleotidyl transferase, which yields MQLVFSDAQYWEDFLPLTFTRPVAAMRCGILTFSERWQRILENTEVSYFTEMYLQDKFKAPEEKESLFLVPNFLPTETVIQQIKDLKQGEALVYEDELVAAKINMKGFSLHQIEKMTDIKEELIFFKKPTDLFTYNHHAIDFDFDLITKGRTSQELSSTNGFLGDKKDLFIEEGAQIEFSTLNTKTGKIYIGKNAEVMEGCNLRGPITLGDDSKFNLGSKIYGATTIGPHCKVGGEVNNIIIFGYTSKGHEGFIGNSVIGEWCNFGADTNSSNLKNNYSHVKLWNYRTKAFEDTGLQFAGLIVGDHSKTAINTQLNTGTVIGVASNIFKPGFPPNLVENFSWGGLKDDERFRLDKVYEVAERAMARRKVPLAEEDKAILKHIFDTY from the coding sequence ATGCAATTAGTATTTTCAGACGCACAATATTGGGAAGATTTTCTTCCACTTACATTTACCAGACCCGTTGCAGCAATGCGATGTGGTATTCTTACATTTTCAGAAAGGTGGCAGAGAATTCTGGAGAATACAGAAGTTTCTTATTTTACAGAAATGTATCTGCAGGATAAATTTAAAGCTCCCGAAGAAAAAGAAAGTCTTTTTCTGGTTCCGAACTTCCTGCCTACAGAAACAGTAATTCAACAGATTAAAGATCTTAAACAAGGAGAAGCTTTAGTTTACGAAGATGAATTGGTGGCCGCGAAAATTAATATGAAAGGATTTTCCTTACATCAGATTGAAAAAATGACTGATATTAAGGAGGAACTTATTTTCTTTAAAAAGCCAACCGACTTATTTACTTATAACCATCACGCAATTGATTTTGATTTTGACCTGATTACCAAAGGAAGAACTTCGCAGGAACTATCTTCAACAAATGGTTTTTTAGGAGACAAAAAAGATTTGTTTATTGAAGAGGGTGCTCAAATTGAATTCTCAACATTAAATACCAAGACCGGAAAAATCTATATTGGCAAAAATGCTGAGGTTATGGAAGGGTGCAATCTCCGTGGGCCTATTACATTGGGTGATGATTCTAAATTTAACCTTGGGTCAAAAATTTATGGAGCAACAACCATTGGCCCGCACTGTAAAGTAGGAGGAGAGGTAAATAATATTATCATCTTCGGATATACAAGCAAGGGGCACGAAGGGTTTATAGGAAACTCCGTAATTGGTGAGTGGTGTAACTTTGGAGCAGATACCAATTCTTCCAACCTTAAAAATAATTATAGCCACGTTAAGCTATGGAACTATAGAACCAAGGCCTTTGAAGATACAGGACTACAGTTTGCGGGTCTGATTGTGGGAGACCACTCCAAGACAGCAATCAATACCCAATTGAATACAGGAACAGTAATCGGGGTTGCTTCCAATATTTTCAAGCCAGGTTTTCCACCTAATCTTGTGGAGAACTTCTCATGGGGAGGATTAAAGGATGATGAAAGGTTCAGATTAGATAAAGTTTATGAAGTAGCAGAAAGAGCTATGGCAAGAAGAAAAGTCCCTCTAGCAGAGGAAGATAAGGCTATTCTAAAACATATTTTTGATACGTATTAA
- a CDS encoding type B 50S ribosomal protein L31, with product MKNGIHPENYRLVVFKDMSNDEVFLCKSTAETKDTIEFEGQEYPLIKMEISSTSHPFYTGKVKLVDTAGRVDKFMNKYKKFAK from the coding sequence ATGAAAAACGGAATCCACCCAGAAAATTATAGACTTGTTGTTTTCAAAGATATGAGTAACGACGAGGTGTTTCTTTGCAAGTCTACTGCAGAAACAAAAGACACGATCGAGTTCGAAGGACAAGAGTATCCTCTAATCAAAATGGAGATCTCTTCAACTTCTCACCCTTTCTATACTGGTAAAGTGAAATTAGTTGACACTGCAGGTAGAGTTGATAAGTTCATGAACAAATACAAAAAATTCGCTAAGTAA
- a CDS encoding nucleotide pyrophosphohydrolase yields the protein MEITQLQQQVDEWIKTIGVRYFNELTNMAMLTEEVGEVARIIARRYGEQSEKESDKTKDLGEELADVLFVTLCLANQTGVNLQEAFDKKMKIKTDRDKERHQNNEKLK from the coding sequence ATGGAAATTACCCAATTACAACAACAGGTTGATGAATGGATCAAAACCATCGGTGTAAGATACTTTAATGAGTTGACCAATATGGCCATGCTGACTGAAGAAGTAGGCGAAGTAGCCAGAATCATTGCAAGAAGATATGGTGAACAGAGTGAAAAGGAAAGTGATAAAACCAAAGACCTGGGAGAGGAACTGGCAGATGTACTTTTTGTAACGCTATGTCTGGCCAATCAGACCGGAGTGAATCTACAGGAAGCATTTGACAAAAAAATGAAGATCAAAACTGACCGTGACAAGGAACGGCATCAGAATAATGAAAAATTAAAATAG
- a CDS encoding 3-phosphoshikimate 1-carboxyvinyltransferase — MKLEKSKLIGNKTVQISGSKSISNRLLILESLFSTIKIGNLSNSQDTQLLKKALSENTDVVDIHHAGTAMRFLTSYYSIQDGKTTVLTGSGRMKERPIKNLVNALVDLGVEIEYLENEGFPPLKITGKKITQTSVNVPANISSQFITSLLLIAGKLEKGLEIHLVGEVTSRSYIEMTLDILTRFGIKNSFEGNTIKVEPFHPDNATAVVSYEVESDWSSASYFYSICALGRETIHLKSFYKSSTQGDSAIAKIYEDFFGIKTTFSEEEHKLTLEPQPDFSFPEKIVLDMNNCPDIAQTLCVTAAALKIPFEISGLGTLRVKETDRLQALYNELKKLGTDTKITDLTIDSVSFGEPEEHISIRTYQDHRMAMSFAPFCLIKELNIEDEDVVEKSYPMFWEDLASVTIQ; from the coding sequence ATGAAGCTAGAAAAATCAAAATTAATAGGCAATAAGACAGTACAAATCAGCGGTTCGAAAAGTATTTCGAATCGTTTATTGATTTTGGAAAGTTTATTTAGTACTATTAAAATCGGGAACTTATCCAATTCTCAGGATACCCAATTACTGAAGAAAGCATTATCTGAAAACACAGATGTGGTGGACATTCACCATGCAGGAACGGCCATGCGTTTTCTTACTTCCTATTATTCTATTCAGGATGGGAAAACAACTGTCCTTACCGGTTCCGGGAGAATGAAAGAAAGACCTATTAAGAATTTAGTGAATGCCTTAGTAGATCTTGGTGTAGAGATTGAATATCTGGAAAACGAAGGTTTCCCACCTTTAAAAATTACGGGTAAAAAGATCACTCAGACTTCGGTAAATGTTCCGGCTAATATTTCAAGCCAGTTTATTACTTCTCTGTTACTTATTGCCGGAAAACTTGAAAAAGGTCTGGAAATTCATCTTGTAGGTGAAGTAACATCAAGGTCTTATATTGAGATGACTCTTGATATTCTGACAAGATTTGGAATTAAAAACAGCTTTGAAGGCAATACTATTAAGGTAGAACCTTTTCATCCTGACAATGCAACTGCAGTGGTAAGCTATGAGGTTGAAAGTGACTGGAGCTCGGCTTCCTACTTCTACTCGATCTGTGCTTTGGGAAGAGAAACCATTCATCTGAAAAGCTTTTACAAATCATCAACTCAGGGTGATTCTGCGATTGCAAAAATTTACGAGGATTTCTTCGGAATTAAAACAACGTTCTCCGAGGAGGAACACAAACTGACGTTAGAACCTCAACCTGATTTTTCTTTTCCTGAAAAAATCGTTCTGGATATGAATAACTGTCCGGACATTGCTCAAACTCTTTGCGTAACGGCAGCAGCATTAAAAATACCTTTTGAAATATCAGGCTTGGGAACATTAAGGGTAAAGGAAACCGACAGGCTTCAGGCTTTATACAATGAACTAAAAAAGCTGGGTACTGATACCAAAATTACGGATCTAACCATTGATTCTGTAAGCTTTGGGGAACCTGAGGAACATATTTCTATCAGGACCTATCAGGATCATAGAATGGCCATGAGCTTTGCTCCGTTCTGCCTGATTAAGGAACTCAACATTGAGGATGAGGATGTAGTTGAAAAATCTTATCCTATGTTCTGGGAAGACCTTGCCAGTGTGACGATACAATAA